The genomic window GGGGCAAGTTGTTGCGTTATGCTTAAGCCAAGAGAAGCATGTTGCAAAATCTTCGGTTGAAAAATGTTTTTTCAAAAAAGATTTTGGGATTGTTGGAGACGCCCATGGTGGCTCAGGGATGCGTCAAGTTAGTCTTTTGTCAAAGGCATCAATTCAAAAGATGGCCGCGACGGGTCTTACCTTAGCTCACGGTGCCTTTGCTGAGAACATGGTTGTTGACGGCATTGATTTTAAAGAAATTTTGATTGGAACTCGTCTGCGTGTTGGAAACGCGGTCGTGCTTGAAGTTGTTCAGATTGGCAAGCCATGTCATAGCCCGTGCTCAATTTATCATTCTGCAGGATATTGCGTTATGCCAAAAGAGGGAATTTTTGCTAAAGTTTTAGAATCTGGGGAAGTTAGAGTCTTAGATTTTGTTTCGATTAGCTAATTAATAGCAAGCATCTATCAATATAATCAAAATGCTTGATTTCTTGATAATTTTTCGATAAAATACCGGTTCAATGTCTCAAGATAACTTAATGGAAAAAATAGTATCTCTGTGTAAGCGCAGAGGATTTGTCTTTCAGTCTTCCGAGATTTATGGCGGGTTGAGCAGCGTTTGGGATTATGGTCCTCTGGGCGTAGAGCTTAAGCGTAATGTCAAGGATGCCTGGTGGAAGACTGTCGTGCATGATCGAGACGATGTGGTTGGTTTGGATGCAGGCATTCTAATGCATCCGGACGCTTGGAAAGCTTCGGGCCATATTGATGGGTTTTCAGATGTTTTGGTGGATTGCAAATCTTGCAAGAAACGTTTTCGCAAAGATCATGTTGGCGATCAATGCCCAGAATGTGGGGCTAAAGATTTTACAGAGGGTCGGGCATTTAATCTGATGATGAAAACGCATCTCGGAGCTGCCGAAGACAGCAGTAGTCTAAGCTATCTTCGCCCGGAAACGGCACAAGGTATTTTTGTTAATTTTTCTAATGTCGTTGATACGACGCGAAAACGTCTTCCGTTTGGAATTGCTCAAATTGGAAAATCATTTCGCAATGAAATTACTCCCGGAAATTTTATTTTTAGAACTCGGGAATTTGAACAAATGGAAATCGAATATTTCACAAATCCAGAGCAAGCGGACGAGATTCATCAAAAATGGATCGAGGAGCGCTTTGCTTGGTATGTTGATTTAGGAATCAAAAAAGATTCACTTCGTCTTAGAAAGCATGCATCAGATGAGCTAGCGCATTACGCCAAGGGATGTACGGATATCGAATATGAGTTTCCTTTTGGCTGGTCCGAGCTTGAAGGCATTGCCAATCGAACTGATTTTGATTTAAAACAACACTCCCAATCTTCAGGAAAAGACCTGCAGTACCAAGACAATCTTACCAATACAAAATTCTTCCCATATATCATTGAGCCTTCCGGAGGTGTCGATCGCGCAACACTTGCGTTTTTAGTTGATGCCTATTGCGAAGAACAAGTCAAAGATGCGACGCGTGTTGTTTTAAAGTTTAGTCCAAAATTAGCTCCGATCAAGGTTGCTGTGTTACCGCTTTTAAAGAAAAATTCAGATATTGTTTCGATGGCAAAATTGATTAAAAAAGATTTGTCAAAAAGCTTTACTGCGGTGTATGATGATACCGCTTCGATCGGGAAACTTTATAGACGGCAGGACGAAATTGGAACATCTTTTTGCTTAACAGTCGATGTGGATTCTTTGAGTGACCAAAAAGTAACGGTGCGGGACCGAGATACGATGATACAAGAGCGTATTCCTGTGGGCAGTTTGAAAGAATATTTATCAAAAAAACTTATTATTTAATAGAAGGGTAGGTTTGTAAAGATGGCAGGCAAAACAAGTAAGTATGTTTATTTTTTTGGTGGTGGAAAAGCAGAGGGCAAAGCTTCAATGAAGGAGCTTTTTGGTGGAAAAGGTGCTAATTTAGCGGAGATGTCAAGCATTGGCGTTCCAGTGCCAGCAGGTTTTACGATTACGACAGAAGTTTGCGCATATTATGATAAGAATAATAAAAAGAAACCAGCAGGGTTAGATAAAGAAATTGATGCAAATATCACTAAGATTGAAAAAGTGATGGGTGCAAAATTTGGAGATAAGAATAATCCTCTTTTGGTTTCTGTTCGAAGTGGCGCTGCCGTTTCTATGCCGGGTATGATGAA from Candidatus Omnitrophota bacterium includes these protein-coding regions:
- a CDS encoding MOSC domain-containing protein, which translates into the protein MSCDQGQVVALCLSQEKHVAKSSVEKCFFKKDFGIVGDAHGGSGMRQVSLLSKASIQKMAATGLTLAHGAFAENMVVDGIDFKEILIGTRLRVGNAVVLEVVQIGKPCHSPCSIYHSAGYCVMPKEGIFAKVLESGEVRVLDFVSIS
- a CDS encoding glycine--tRNA ligase, with translation MSQDNLMEKIVSLCKRRGFVFQSSEIYGGLSSVWDYGPLGVELKRNVKDAWWKTVVHDRDDVVGLDAGILMHPDAWKASGHIDGFSDVLVDCKSCKKRFRKDHVGDQCPECGAKDFTEGRAFNLMMKTHLGAAEDSSSLSYLRPETAQGIFVNFSNVVDTTRKRLPFGIAQIGKSFRNEITPGNFIFRTREFEQMEIEYFTNPEQADEIHQKWIEERFAWYVDLGIKKDSLRLRKHASDELAHYAKGCTDIEYEFPFGWSELEGIANRTDFDLKQHSQSSGKDLQYQDNLTNTKFFPYIIEPSGGVDRATLAFLVDAYCEEQVKDATRVVLKFSPKLAPIKVAVLPLLKKNSDIVSMAKLIKKDLSKSFTAVYDDTASIGKLYRRQDEIGTSFCLTVDVDSLSDQKVTVRDRDTMIQERIPVGSLKEYLSKKLII